Below is a window of Desulfonispora thiosulfatigenes DSM 11270 DNA.
AGGTGATATTTTAGTAGCAGGTAGAAACTTTGGTTGTGGTAGTTCTAGAGAACATGCCCCTATTTCTATTAAAGCAGCGGGAATTAGCTGTGTAGTGGCTCATAGTTTTGCTCGTATCTTTTACCGTAATGCAATTAATATAGGTTTACCTATTGTTACGGCTCCAGATGCTGTAGCTGAGGTAACTGCTGGTGATCAGCTAGAGTTAGATGTTGAAGCAGGCGTATTAAAGAATATTACTAAAGGCAAAGAATATAAAGCAGAAACATTCCCTCCTTTTATTCAGGAAATTATAAATTCTGGAAATCTACTTAATTATGTAGAAAAGAAGGTGAAAAAGAATGACTAAATTAGTTATTCTACCTGGAGATGGGATAGGTCCTGAAATAATTGATGCTAGTTTACCTATATTAGAAAAGGTTAGCGAGAAGTTTAACTTAGAATTTTCTATGGAAACAGCTGATTTTGGTGGAAATGCTTATGATAAACATGGTAATCCTTTCCCGGATGAAACTTGGGAAAAGGTACAAAATAGTAATGCTGTAATTTTAGGATCAGTAGGAGGCCCTAAGTGGGATGACCTTCCTAGAGAACTTCGCCCAGAGGCTGCTCTTTTAGGAATCAGAAAACGTTTAGGACTTTACTGTAATATAAGACCAGTTAAATACCATGATATCTTAGCTTCTAAAGTAGTGTGGAAAGAAGAGTATATCAAAGGTGTAGATATAGTTATTATTAGAGAATTAACAGGTGGAGCTTATTTTGGTGCTAAAGGAAGAGATGAGCACAAGGCTTTTGATAATATTGAATATACAGCTGAAGAAGTAGAACGTATTGTACGTCGTGGTTTTGAAATTGCCATGAATCGTAAAAAAGTACTTCATTCAGTTGATAAAGCAAATGTTTTAGAAAGTTCAAGACTGTGGAGAGAAGTAACTTTAAGAGTAGCAAAAGAATACCCTGAAGTTAGATTAGAACATTTATATGTAGATAATGCTGCACTTCAATTAGTAATTAATCCT
It encodes the following:
- a CDS encoding 3-isopropylmalate dehydratase small subunit, which translates into the protein MANYVGKAWMVGDDVDTDVIIAARYLNDSSDENLKAHCLEAAIPDFHEKIAQGDILVAGRNFGCGSSREHAPISIKAAGISCVVAHSFARIFYRNAINIGLPIVTAPDAVAEVTAGDQLELDVEAGVLKNITKGKEYKAETFPPFIQEIINSGNLLNYVEKKVKKND
- the leuB gene encoding 3-isopropylmalate dehydrogenase, which produces MTKLVILPGDGIGPEIIDASLPILEKVSEKFNLEFSMETADFGGNAYDKHGNPFPDETWEKVQNSNAVILGSVGGPKWDDLPRELRPEAALLGIRKRLGLYCNIRPVKYHDILASKVVWKEEYIKGVDIVIIRELTGGAYFGAKGRDEHKAFDNIEYTAEEVERIVRRGFEIAMNRKKVLHSVDKANVLESSRLWREVTLRVAKEYPEVRLEHLYVDNAALQLVINPKQFDVIVTENMFGDILSDQAAALAGSLGMLPSASLGGEIGVYEPAHGSAPDIAGQDKANPLATILSLAMMLRFTCKNEEAAKAIEVAVEKVMNAGFATIDIAGPNSKLVGTKEMAELVLKEI